One window of Electrophorus electricus isolate fEleEle1 chromosome 24, fEleEle1.pri, whole genome shotgun sequence genomic DNA carries:
- the mtfr2 gene encoding mitochondrial fission regulator 2 — protein sequence MSLLEDLVYLLRYVVEYFGVPADMLVPVWDTTLCGQYRSIVRMIGTNLPLAPYPRIHFQIPLQTSRRQEHVDESVNGRAIPSLEDVLWLAEEEGDRSTKFRGNVPLRNARWLRGTEAARPACGAPRAQQGHVAQGLNMQPEALQKISALEAELLRLQAQIAMIVAIPTVDSPGLGEPATPCFHPAPAPAFTSTPLSVPPPPPAPPLPPPPPPLAGFVQSSVSEVIRQRQAARRGKAELREPSDDPAATPLPSMLEVLKDLNQVKLRTVERSPGGTPMRKRRSKGLACSLDPAALIAEALKRKFAHRQRNNSFDKENRSAEPSPFSSPDTPRVIHLTRRSQGRVHL from the exons ATGTCTCTGCTAGAAGACCTAGTCTATTTGCTAAGATATGTCGTTGAATATTTCGGAGTTCCTGCCGACATG CTGGTTCCAGTTTGGGACACCACTTTGTGTGGACAGTATCGCAGCATCGTTCGAATGATTGGAACAAATTTACCTCTGGCGCCTTACCCCCGGATTCATTTTCAG ATTCCTCTGCAGACGTCAAGGAGGCAGGAACACGTAGATGAATCCGTAAATGGCCGGGCCATTCCCTCACTGGAGGATGTGTTGTGGCTGGCTGAGGAAGAAGGAGACAGATCCACTAAGTTCAG GGGTAATGTCCCTCTGAGGAATGCTAGATGGCTACGGGGGACTGAAGCTGCTCGGCCAGCATGTGGAGCTCCCCGTGCTCAGCAGGGGCATGTGGCCCAAGGGCTGAACATGCAACCCGAAGCCCTCCAGAAGATCTCTGCTCTGGAGGCAGAACTACTGCGACTGCAAGCTCAGATTGCCATGATAGTTGCCATTCCCACAG TTGACAGTCCTGGCCTTGGTGAACCTGCCACTCCCTGCTTCCACCCTGCGCCTGCTCCCGCCTTCACCTCCACACCTCTCTCCGTGCCGCCTCCACCCCCAGCACCACCCTtgcctccaccccctcccccattgGCTGGCTTTGTGCAGTCCTCTGTGTCAGAGGTGATCAGACAGCGGCAGGCAGCCAGAAGAGGCAAAGCGGAGCTGCGTGAGCCCTCGGACGACCCTGCGGCAACTCCTCTCCCCTCCATGCTGGAGGTCCTGAAGGACCTGAACCAGGTTAAGCTCCGCACTGTGGAGAG GTCTCCGGGTGGGACCCCaatgaggaagagaaggagtAAGGGGCTGGCATGCTCGTTGGACCCGGCCGCACTCATCGCCGAAGCTTTGAAGCGGAAGTTTGCGCACCGGCAGCGGAACAACTCGTTTGATAAGGAGAACCGCTCGGCGGAGCCTTCACCGTTCAGCAGCCCCGACACGCCCAGA GTCATACACCTGACAAGACGCAGTCAGGGGCGTGTTCACCTGTGA
- the armc1l gene encoding armadillo repeat containing 1, like → MMDALSVVTQLRDLASEPQTREAIVQDQGCLPGLVLFLDHKDPRVLFATLQTLRYLAELPQNVNTMKNELGMMVSLEALMEKSGPNGDIIELTQDVHRVLSAPESTDTFSTPEPQRRRNKPQFFINSTNKKAKTVTLHIQGLDGTDQRGVCEEALLKVKGVISFTFQLALKRCTVRVRADLPTESLASAIAATKVLVAQQVVKSETGEEVLIPLSTADTQVEENTHLPDYLPEDESPEKEMDRAISRTGAKQDGSGSWLNAAASFLTKTFYW, encoded by the exons ATGATGGATGCATTGTCAGTAGTGACCCAGCTGCGCGACCTGGCCTCTGAGCCTCAGACCCGGGAGGCTATAGTTCAGGACCAGGGTTGCCTTCCTGGCCTTGTGCTGTTCCTTGACCACAAAGACCCTCGGGTTCTTTTTGCCACTCTGCAG ACTCTGAGATACCTTGCAGAATTGCCTCAAAATGTTAACACCATGAAGAATGAACTTGGCATGATGGTGAGCCTGGAGGCACTGATGGAGAA GAGTGGACCGAATGGTGATATTATAGAGCTCACACAAGATGTACACAGAGTGTTGAGTGCTCCTGAGAGCACAGACACTTTTAGTACTCCAGAgccacagaggaggaggaataaACCTCAGTTTTTCATCAACAGTACCAACAAAAAGGCTAAAACAGTCACTCTGCACATACAGGGCTTGGATGGCACA GACCAGCGAGGTGTCTGTGAGGAGGCTCTCCTGAAGGTTAAAGGAGTGATCAGTTTCACTTTCCAGCTGGCCCTGAAAAGGTGTACTGTGCGGGTGCGTGCCGACCTGCCCACTGAG AGCTTGGCCTCAGCCATCGCTGCAACTAAAGTGCTTGTAGCCCAGCAAGTGGTGAAGAGTGAGActggtgaggag GTTCTCATCCCTCTcagcacagcagacacacaggtaGAGGAGAACACCCACTTGCCAGACTACCTGCCCGAAGACGAGAGTCCTGAGAAGGAGATGGACCGTGCCATCTCCCGCACCGGAGCCAAACAGGACGGGAGCGGCAGCTGGCTGAACGCTGCTGCTAGCTTCCTCACCAAGACATTCTACTGGTGA
- the nlrp12l gene encoding NACHT, LRR and PYD domains-containing protein 12: MTHHGECAPLSKVPRLAKLDGPSCVSVRSSNSILEPIEFKQVSISLTQSSCKQPSPFSGEPVCDPSMRASSKPECATSMTKHISTDLWKRSVCIPSSVPCGDSEAVLQHKRRLKAKFQFISNDVLRQDHAASLNDVYTELYIIESDRSNVNNEHEVRQIEIISRTHTAVEIPIKCNDIFSSLNASSKAIHSVMTKGIAGIGKTVSVQKFVLDWAEARANQDMEFIYPLAFRELNLMKEKQFSLVELLQYFRMEIPQRGDFQDHKVLFIFDGLDESRFALDFQNNERVCDATMRVSLDVLVTNLIGGTLLPSALLWITSRPAAANQIPPQFVDLVTEIRGFNDPQKEEYLKKKINDQSLACRIITHIKSSRSLFIMCHIPVFCWLTATVLETLLGSSEAGEIPKTLTQMYIHFLLIQTRAKQRYFDRREDGLADEDMIVKLGKLAFEQLEKGNIIFYEEDLRACGIDFKEAVIYSGVCSQIFKEEHAMTQSKVYCFLHLSIQEFLAAVYVFVMCNVNNWNVLDEKSCIMVDLSRPALCELHRSAVDRALKSENGNLDLFLRFLLGLSLDSNQTLLQGLLTKVQYNFQSLEASVDYIKKKIEENSSTEKSINLFHCLNELNELSLVKDIQHYLSSEWFSKFSLTQWSALVFVLLTSADRLNIFDLKKYSKSDEGLLRLLLVVKASEIALLSNCGLSERCCKALGTALESSNLRELDLSGNSIGDTGLRRLAEGLGNAESKLERVRLSYCRITPQGCAILATRLIPKLLLLKELDLSDNSLREAGIRILATQLRNPHCKIEILRLKDCRVTPNGSTALASALKSNPSHLKELDLHWNNPGDSGVEQLAAVVKDPLSKLEVLWLSYGLLTEKCCEALATAFRSYSSVLKAVDLSGNLIEDTGVEWLSSGLQSPQCRLEILRLAFCGMTEKGASVLASAFAANPAAIRELDLSENPIGDSGLKALSQVLENVKCRLQTLRLRETGVTGEGCVALASALASNPIHLRELNLGNNDLRGTGIKFLFAALEDHSSAILKLELNQCSLTTGCCDSLASALGKKFSCLRELNLGCNNLQDSGVKSLCAGLESPHCKLKTLSLSNCGVTEESCTILASVLSGKHAILKELDLSENDLKDTNIRQLSALMENPDHKLEKINLY; encoded by the exons GTTGGCCAAGTTGGATGGACCAAGCTGTGTTTCAGTCAGAAGCTCCAACTCAATATTGGAGCCAATAGAATTTAAACAGGTATCCATTTCTCTTACACAAAG CTCATGTAAACAGCCAAGCCCGTTTTCTGGGGAACCTGTCTGTGATCCAAGTATGAGGGCATCATCAAAACCTGAATGTGCAACATCAATGACGAAGCACATTTCTACTGACTTATG GAAACGATCTGTTTGCATCCCTAGTTCAGTACCTTGTGGGGACTCAGAAGCAGTGCTGCAACATAAACGTAGGCTAAAAGCAAAGTTTCAGTTCATTTCCAATGATGTTTTGAGACAAGATCATGCAGCATCCCTGAACGATGtttacacagagctctacatcaTAGAGAGTGACCGCAGTAACGTTAACAATGAGCATGAAGTGAGACAGATTGAAATAatatccagaacacacacagctgtggaaATTCCCATCAAATGCAATGATATCTTCAGTTCCTTAAATGCAAGCAGCAAAGCCATTCACAGTGTGATGACAAAAGGCATTGCTGGCATTGGAAAAACGGTGTCTGTACAGAAATTTGTCCTGGACTGGGCTGAAGCAAGAGCGAATCAGGACATGGAGTTCATTTACCCACTTGCATTCCGTGAGCTCAACTTAATGAAGGAGAAGCAGTTTAGCTTGGTGGAACTTCTTCAGTATTTTAGAATGGAGATTCCTCAAAGAGGAGATTTTCAGGACCACAAAGTTCTCTTTATCTTTGATGGGCTGGATGAAAGCCGCTTTGCTCTAGACTTTCAGAACAATGAGAGGGTGTGTGATGCAACAATGCGAGTCTCCCTAGATGTCCTAGTAACAAACCTCATTGGTGGGACGCTACTTCCCAGTGCTCTTCTCTGGATAACTTCCCGTCCAGCAGCGGCCAATCAGATCCCTCCTCAGTTTGTTGACCTTGTCACAGAGATACGAGGATTTAATGACCCCCAGAAAGAGGAGTATCTCAAGAAGAAAATCAATGACCAGAGTCTGGCTTGCAGGATCATCACACACATTAAGTCCTCAAGGAGCCTCTTCATCATGTGTCACATCCCTGTCTTCTGCTGGCTCACAGCAACTGTTCTGGAGACATTGTTGGGTTCCTCAGAGGCAGGAGAAATTCCCAAGACACTGACTCAAATGTACATACACTTTCTGCTAATTCAGACCAGAGCTAAACAAAGATACTTTGACAGACGTGAAGATGGTCTAGCAGACGAGGACATGATTGTGAAATTGGGGAAACTTGCTTTTGAGCAGTTGGAAAAGGGCAACATCATCTTCTATGAGGAAGATCTGCGAGCCTGTGGAATTGATTTCAAGGAGGCAGTGATCTACTCAGGAGTGTGCTCGCAGATCTTTAAAGAAGAGCATGCTATGACTCAGAGCAAGGTCTACTGCTTTTTGCACCTGAGCATCCAGGAGTTTCTtgctgctgtgtatgtgtttgtcatgtGTAATGTCAACAATTGGAATGTTCTTGATGAAAAGAGCTGCATTATGGTAGATCTTAGTAGGCCGGCACTGTGTGAGCTGCACAGGAGTGCAGTAGATAGAGcattaaaaagtgaaaatggaaacctggaccttttccttcGGTTCCTTTTGGGTCTCTCCCTGGACTCCAATCAGACCCTCCTGCAGGGTCTGTTGACAAAGGTTCAGTACAATTTTCAAAGCCTAGAAGCATCAGTTGATTACATCAAGAAAAAGATAGAGGAGAACTCCTCTACAGAGAAGTCCATCAATCTattccactgtctgaatgaactcaACGAGCTCTCTTTGGTAAAAGATATCCAACACTACCTGAGCTCAGAGTGGTTCTCCAAATTCTCCCTCACGCAGTGGTCAGCTCtagtgtttgtgttactgacATCAGCAGATAGGCTTAATATATTTGACCTCAAGAAATACAGCAAATCGGATGAAGGTCTCCTGAGACTGCTGTTAGTGGTGAAAGCTTCAGAAATCGCTTT ACTCAGTAACTGTGGGCTCTCAGAGAGGTGCTGTAAAGCTCTGGGCACTGCACTTGAGTCCTCAAACCTGCGAGAGCTGGACTTGAGTGGTAACTCGATAGGAGACACAGGACTGAGGCGTCTTGCAGAGGGGCTGGGAAATGCAGAAAGCAAACTGGAGAGAGTCAG GCTCTCATACTGTAGAATTACACCACAGGGCTGTGCCATTCTGGCAACACGGCTCATTCCAAAACTGTTACTGCTAAAAGAATTAGACCTCAGTGACAACAGCCTGAGAGAAGCAGGGATTCGGATACTAGCTACTCAACTGAGGAATCCACACTGCAAAATAGAAATACTCAG ACTGAAGGACTGCAGAGTGACCCCTAATGGAAGCACTGCACTAGCCTCAGCTCTCAAGTCTAACCCCTCacacctgaaagaactggacctGCACTGGAATAACCCAGGAGACAGTGGAGTGGAGCAGCTTGCAGCTGTTGTGAAGGATCCACTCTCTAAATTGGAAGTGCTTTG GCTAAGTTATGGTTTGCTCACGGAGAAGTGCTGCGAGGCACTTGCTACAGCATTCAGAAGTTACTCTTCTGTTTTAAAAGCAGTGGACCTGAGCGGTAACTTAATAGAAGACACAGGAGTGGAATGGCTCTCCAGTGGGCTGCAAAGTCCTCAGTGTAGACTGGAGATACTGAG GTTGGCATTTTGTGGAATGACAGAGAAGGGGGCTTCTGTTTTGGCCTCTGCATTTGCGGCAAATCCTGCAGCCATCAGAGAGCTGGACCTGAGTGAGAATCCCATTGGAGATTCTGGACTAAAAGCACTCTCTCAGGTGCTGGAAAATGTCAAGTGCAGACTACAGACACTAAG GTTAAGAGAGACAGGCGTCACAGGAGAAGGCTGTGTTGCTCTTGCTTCAGCTCTTGCTTCAAACCCCATCCACCTGAGAGAACTGAATCTGGGTAACAATGACCTAAGGGGCACAGGAATAAAGTTCCTTTTTGCTGCCCTGGAGGATCACAGTAGTGCAATTTTAAAACTAGA GCTGAACCAGTGTAGCTTAACCACAGGATGTTGTGACTCACTGGCTTCTGCTCTGGGGAAAAAGTTTTCATGTCTGAGGGAGTTGAACCTGGGATGCAATAACCTGCAAGACTCTGGTGTGAAGAGTCTGTGTGCTGGACTCGAGAGTCCACATTGTAAACTGAAGACTTTGAG TTTATCTAACTGTGGAGTCACTGAGGAAAGCTGCACAATTTTAGCATCTGTTCTAAGTGGAAAACATGCAATTCTGAAAGAACTGGACCTGAGTGAAAATGACCTCAAAGACACCAACATACGTCAGCTCTCAGCCTTAATGGAAAATCCAGACCACAAACTGGAGAAAATTAA CTTGTACTGA